Proteins encoded by one window of Paroedura picta isolate Pp20150507F chromosome 11, Ppicta_v3.0, whole genome shotgun sequence:
- the GJD4 gene encoding gap junction delta-4 protein codes for MDSWDSLGFLILILNYNVTIIGKIWLTLTILLRLLVIFFAAYPLYQDEQQLFICNTLQPGCVNACYDTLVPISHFQFWLVQTASVLLPYAFFCVYVFHSVARQLVKVQSLPYRRYKEIKATSGRKMSKKSSKGVAGSRASRDGNKWDIPDFSKAYVVHLLLRILVEACFGAGHYCLFGFFVPRYFSCNEDPCPHSISCYVSRPTEKTILMFFTWGLSGISFFLSFMDLTFAFRSGIVRRHRNKLLMEGLLVEERTCFVQQQCEDKSTLGEEAKTF; via the exons ATGGACTCCTGGGACTCTCTTGGCTTTTTAATCCTCATTCTCAACTACAACGTGACAATTATAG GAAAGATTTGGTTAACTCTAACCATCCTCCTGAGACTACTGGTGATCTTCTTTGCAGCGTATCCTCTTTACCAGGATGAGCAGCAGCTGTTCATCTGCAACACCCTCCAACCGGGATGCGTCAATGCGTGCTATGACACATTGGTGCCCATATCCCACTTCCAGTTCTGGCTCGTCCAGACCGCCTCTGTCCTGCTCCCTTATGCCTTCTTTTGTGTCTACGTGTTTCACAGTGTGGCCAGGCAGCTTGTGAAGGTGCAGTCCCTGCCCTACCGTCGCTACAAGGAGATCAAAGCCACATCAGGCCGCAAAATGTCAAAGAAGTCTTccaaaggggtggcagggagCAGAGCCTCCCGTGATGGAAACAAATGGGATATTCCAGATTTCTCCAAAGCCTATGTAGTCCATCTTCTTCTGAGAATACTGGTAGAAGCCTGTTTTGGGGCAGGTCATTACTGCCTTTTTGGATTCTTTGTTCCCAGATACTTCAGCTGCAATGAGGATCCTTGTCCACACAGCATAAGCTGTTATGTTTCCAGGCCCACTGAAAAAACGATCCTCATGTTCTTCACCTGGGGGCTCAGTGGCATCTCCTTCTTCCTTAGCTTCATGGACCTGACCTTTGCCTTCAGAAGCGGCATTGTCAGAAGACACCGAAATAAGCTGTTGATGGAAGGGCTTTTGGTTGAGGAGAGGACCTGTTTTGTCCAGCAGCAATGTGAGGACAAGTCAACTTTGGGAGAGGAGGCCAAGACATTCTAA